In Micromonospora sp. NBC_01813, the following are encoded in one genomic region:
- a CDS encoding KAP family P-loop NTPase fold protein has translation MADTIAELVVRANDRPVSIGVSGDWGAGKSSMIQLTRASLNKRQPQNAPEKYLFVEFNAWLYQGYDDARAALLDVIASKLNDEATKRKKGIEKAGEFLRRVKWFRLTKLLALPAASVALGLPPIGLPGEIAGVVRDVTDGDITEDDLKNAGSFASTVAATGRALLDPKQEFSPPKEIQALRDSFEDALAHIDVTLVVLIDDLDRCLPDTTISTLEAIRLFLFLKNTAFVIAADDGMIKHAVKKHFRGLDDETLVTNYFDKLVQIPIRVPALGTQEVRAYMMMLFIENSELGSEEKDALRIAIASQLRESWKGKRVDKNYIANCGVSLPAALTARLDTAERLAPLMTTSDRIAGNPRLIKRFLNALSIRMAISAAQGVGVDEAVLAKLLLFERLAPKAAYVALTSAVNADPDGKPRILAEWEEAAAAGQGYEPVGVWDDVFIREWLALPPAFADDDLRGALYVGREQAPLITSADRLSSEAAALLTALLEHPQEAEALESDLQALQRPEVAIIMERLLARARQEQAWGVPPILQACIAVANADPTQGAAVAGFLIERPGKQIEPSIVPRIASLPWAADVLSRWKNSPDVGGPVKKVIENRAQSGNLAE, from the coding sequence GTGGCCGACACGATCGCGGAGCTGGTCGTCCGAGCGAACGACAGGCCCGTGTCAATCGGCGTGTCAGGCGACTGGGGTGCCGGCAAGTCGTCGATGATTCAGCTTACGAGAGCCTCGCTGAACAAGCGTCAACCGCAGAATGCGCCCGAGAAGTATCTCTTCGTAGAGTTCAACGCCTGGCTCTATCAAGGATACGACGATGCGCGCGCTGCACTTCTGGACGTTATTGCGAGCAAACTGAACGATGAGGCCACCAAGAGAAAAAAGGGAATAGAGAAAGCTGGCGAATTTCTGCGCCGCGTCAAGTGGTTTCGCCTCACCAAATTGCTCGCACTGCCAGCGGCGTCGGTCGCCCTCGGCCTTCCTCCCATTGGCCTACCTGGCGAGATAGCTGGAGTTGTCAGAGATGTGACGGACGGCGATATTACCGAGGATGACCTGAAGAACGCCGGCTCGTTCGCATCCACAGTCGCGGCCACGGGGCGTGCCCTCCTCGATCCCAAGCAGGAGTTCTCGCCCCCTAAGGAGATACAAGCTCTTCGTGACTCGTTCGAGGATGCGCTGGCGCATATCGATGTCACCTTGGTGGTGCTCATCGATGACCTCGATCGTTGCCTTCCGGATACGACAATCTCAACGCTCGAAGCAATCCGTCTATTCTTGTTCCTTAAGAACACCGCTTTTGTCATTGCCGCCGACGACGGAATGATTAAGCACGCTGTTAAAAAGCACTTTCGCGGACTTGATGACGAAACGCTAGTCACAAACTATTTCGATAAACTCGTCCAGATACCCATTCGTGTCCCGGCGCTCGGCACCCAAGAGGTGCGCGCATATATGATGATGCTGTTCATTGAAAACAGTGAACTCGGCAGCGAGGAAAAGGATGCGTTGCGAATCGCAATTGCATCACAACTCCGAGAATCCTGGAAGGGAAAGCGTGTCGACAAGAACTACATCGCGAACTGCGGCGTGTCTCTGCCTGCTGCCCTAACGGCGCGACTCGATACTGCCGAGCGTCTTGCACCTCTCATGACGACCTCTGACCGCATTGCAGGAAACCCTCGGCTTATCAAGCGGTTCCTCAACGCACTGTCGATCCGCATGGCGATCTCGGCTGCCCAAGGTGTCGGGGTGGACGAGGCGGTCCTAGCAAAGCTGCTCCTATTCGAGCGGCTCGCGCCGAAGGCCGCCTACGTGGCACTGACGTCGGCGGTCAACGCCGATCCTGATGGCAAACCGAGGATCCTTGCCGAGTGGGAAGAGGCCGCAGCGGCCGGCCAAGGATACGAACCCGTAGGCGTGTGGGATGACGTGTTTATTCGCGAGTGGCTTGCTCTGCCGCCGGCCTTCGCGGACGACGATCTTCGAGGCGCTCTATACGTCGGGCGTGAGCAAGCTCCGCTGATCACGTCGGCCGACCGGCTTTCCTCAGAAGCCGCAGCATTGCTTACGGCGTTGTTGGAGCACCCTCAAGAAGCGGAGGCGCTGGAAAGCGATCTGCAGGCTCTCCAGCGCCCAGAGGTCGCGATCATCATGGAACGCTTACTCGCTCGCGCCCGCCAAGAACAGGCGTGGGGTGTTCCGCCAATCCTTCAGGCATGCATCGCGGTTGCAAATGCTGATCCGACGCAGGGCGCTGCGGTCGCGGGCTTTCTCATTGAACGTCCAGGCAAGCAGATCGAGCCAAGTATTGTACCTAGGATCGCGTCTCTTCCGTGGGCGGCTGATGTGCTCTCCCGCTGGAAGAATTCGCCAGATGTTGGAGGTCCAGTGAAGAAGGTCATCGAGAATCGGGCGCAGAGTGGGAACCTCGCAGAGTAG
- a CDS encoding VOC family protein, with amino-acid sequence MSDYPVLMHTALDATGARALAEFYREFLELQCLPGDELPADGTTDDKDWLVLVDGNGNRKLAFQQVPTFRRGLRCSS; translated from the coding sequence GTGTCCGACTATCCGGTTCTCATGCACACCGCCCTGGACGCCACCGGCGCCCGGGCCCTCGCTGAGTTCTACCGCGAGTTCCTCGAACTGCAATGCCTCCCTGGTGACGAACTTCCGGCTGACGGAACGACCGATGACAAAGACTGGCTCGTCCTGGTCGACGGGAACGGCAACCGCAAGCTTGCCTTTCAACAGGTGCCTACATTTCGACGCGGCCTTCGATGCTCCAGTTGA
- a CDS encoding DUF3825 domain-containing protein — MAQPDEWEYRHTASERPLPILRNYIVYTFRQAYLQGRVLEVADVDNKRYAAFNTGLLTPHYERIFGFFIQQTRQELPQPWFLQDFVRESDYRLMRFQKLPEKATYFDDPSDLLYDPRLDLRVQYEHIVNDRLERFPKDLQTDERRRTEALRQAVAHAVFRVEQNYKTAIPQFHWNLRDEKEPGKLQLLLPLCLEDVGRADLALSIDKMNGVYRAATVLTLDMAYNNARLIARPDKEWLEPLPGARRDDSDEAEPQEANRGSTTAES; from the coding sequence ATGGCACAGCCAGATGAGTGGGAATATCGACACACGGCCAGCGAACGACCCCTACCGATTCTTCGTAACTATATTGTCTATACTTTCCGGCAGGCCTACCTCCAAGGGCGCGTTCTCGAAGTTGCCGATGTTGACAATAAGAGGTATGCCGCCTTCAATACAGGGCTACTAACCCCACATTATGAGCGCATTTTTGGCTTCTTTATTCAACAAACCCGGCAAGAACTCCCTCAGCCATGGTTCCTTCAAGACTTCGTTCGGGAAAGCGATTACCGCCTGATGCGGTTTCAAAAATTGCCCGAAAAGGCGACGTACTTTGACGACCCGTCTGATCTGCTCTACGATCCACGGCTGGACCTTAGGGTCCAGTACGAGCACATCGTTAACGACCGACTAGAACGGTTTCCGAAGGATCTACAGACGGACGAGCGTCGTCGAACTGAGGCCTTGCGCCAAGCAGTGGCGCATGCGGTCTTCCGAGTGGAGCAAAATTACAAGACTGCTATCCCGCAATTTCACTGGAATTTGCGGGATGAGAAGGAACCTGGCAAGCTTCAGTTGTTGCTTCCGCTGTGCCTTGAGGACGTAGGCCGGGCCGATCTAGCCCTCAGCATCGACAAGATGAATGGGGTATATCGTGCAGCCACGGTGCTGACACTGGATATGGCATACAACAACGCGCGGCTGATTGCTCGGCCGGACAAAGAGTGGCTGGAGCCACTGCCGGGGGCTAGACGTGATGACTCTGACGAGGCAGAGCCTCAAGAGGCCAACCGCGGCTCAACAACGGCCGAATCCTAA
- a CDS encoding glycoside hydrolase family 13 protein, producing MGQLFEAHHDGSALYAPGAAAGVHLGDRVSVFVRVPAGARPVDKLWVRSTADGEPRFTEAVVDRQDPNGDVWWRGEVEAGNPVTPYRFLLAGGGSAAGGFAGGGGGRRWLTGVGEVDHDVPDATDFRLVTHDAPPAWAADAVIYQIFPDRFARSAAADGRELPEWAIRCDWDTPVVGRGPETPAQFYGGDLDGIRERLDHLERLGVNTVYLTPIFPARSNHRYDAAAFDHVDPLLGGDEALARLSAAVHARGWRLLGDITSNHTGDAHPWFTAAVSDVSSAERELYYFGDDGDYESWLGVKSLPKLNWGSAELRRRFVDGPASVARRWLLPPYGLDGWRIDVANMTGRRGADALTLEVAALLRRAVADTRPDGLIVAEHGHDFTRDLDADGWHGTMNYAGFTRPVWSWLRSPTLELPDFLGVPGGVPARSGSAALATMRAFGALVSWRSLVHSWQLLGSHDSARIRTVVGDAGRQEVAAGLQFTLPGTPMVFAGDELGLRGENGEGSRTPMPWDRPDSWDGATFGVYRALVALRREVPELRHGGLRWVYADDDALVYLRESPSGSVLALARRSSGAPVRLTGLVAPPDAAAPALVNLYGGAPPLRPQADGTLTLPADGPTFQLWRLP from the coding sequence GTGGGCCAGCTGTTCGAGGCACACCATGACGGGTCAGCGTTGTATGCGCCGGGTGCCGCCGCCGGGGTACACCTGGGTGATCGGGTGTCGGTCTTCGTCCGGGTGCCGGCGGGTGCGCGGCCGGTCGACAAGCTGTGGGTACGCTCCACAGCCGACGGTGAGCCGCGCTTCACGGAGGCGGTGGTCGACCGGCAGGATCCGAACGGGGACGTGTGGTGGCGGGGCGAGGTGGAGGCCGGTAACCCGGTCACGCCGTACCGTTTCCTGCTGGCCGGCGGCGGGTCTGCTGCCGGCGGCTTTGCTGGTGGCGGCGGCGGGCGGCGCTGGTTGACCGGGGTCGGCGAGGTCGACCACGACGTGCCGGACGCCACCGACTTCCGGCTCGTCACCCACGATGCGCCGCCGGCCTGGGCCGCCGACGCGGTGATCTACCAGATCTTCCCGGACCGGTTCGCCCGGTCGGCTGCCGCTGACGGGCGCGAGCTGCCGGAGTGGGCGATCCGGTGCGACTGGGACACCCCGGTCGTCGGGCGCGGGCCGGAGACGCCGGCCCAGTTCTACGGCGGTGACCTGGACGGCATCCGGGAGCGGCTCGACCACCTGGAGCGGCTCGGCGTCAACACCGTCTACCTGACGCCGATCTTCCCGGCCCGGTCCAATCACCGGTACGACGCCGCCGCGTTCGACCACGTCGACCCGCTGCTCGGCGGGGACGAGGCCCTGGCGCGGCTGTCGGCGGCCGTGCACGCTCGCGGGTGGCGGCTGCTCGGCGACATCACCAGCAACCACACCGGCGACGCCCACCCGTGGTTCACCGCCGCCGTGTCGGACGTGTCGTCGGCGGAGCGGGAGCTGTACTACTTCGGCGACGACGGCGATTATGAATCGTGGCTGGGCGTGAAGTCGCTGCCGAAACTCAACTGGGGCAGCGCTGAGCTGCGGCGACGCTTCGTCGATGGGCCAGCCTCGGTGGCGCGGCGGTGGCTGCTGCCGCCGTACGGGCTGGACGGTTGGCGGATCGACGTCGCCAACATGACTGGCCGGCGCGGTGCCGACGCGCTCACCCTGGAGGTGGCCGCCTTGCTGCGCCGGGCGGTCGCCGACACTCGGCCGGATGGGCTGATCGTCGCCGAGCACGGGCACGACTTCACCCGTGACCTGGACGCTGATGGTTGGCACGGCACGATGAACTACGCCGGGTTCACCCGGCCGGTGTGGAGCTGGCTGCGGTCACCGACGTTGGAGTTGCCGGACTTCCTCGGCGTACCGGGTGGGGTGCCGGCCCGGTCCGGGTCGGCGGCGTTGGCGACGATGCGCGCCTTCGGGGCGTTGGTGTCGTGGCGGTCGTTGGTGCATTCGTGGCAGCTGCTCGGGTCGCATGATTCGGCCCGGATTCGGACGGTGGTGGGGGACGCGGGTCGGCAGGAGGTGGCGGCCGGGTTGCAGTTCACGTTGCCGGGGACGCCGATGGTGTTCGCCGGGGACGAGTTGGGGTTGCGGGGGGAGAACGGGGAGGGTTCGCGGACGCCGATGCCGTGGGATCGGCCAGACTCGTGGGACGGTGCGACGTTCGGGGTGTATCGGGCGTTGGTGGCGTTGCGTCGGGAGGTTCCGGAGCTGCGGCACGGCGGCCTTCGGTGGGTGTACGCCGATGACGACGCTCTGGTCTATCTGCGGGAGTCGCCGTCCGGGTCGGTGTTGGCGTTGGCCCGGCGGTCGTCGGGTGCTCCGGTGCGGTTGACCGGTCTGGTGGCCCCGCCGGACGCTGCTGCTCCGGCACTGGTCAACCTGTACGGCGGCGCACCCCCGCTGCGCCCGCAGGCTGACGGCACCCTGACCCTGCCCGCCGACGGCCCCACCTTCCAACTCTGGCGCCTCCCCTGA
- a CDS encoding sugar ABC transporter permease, translating into MNQRTFTRWLGRVGWRHLVALLAVAFSLFPIVFVLSAAVNPLGTLSSTDLFPTGASGNNFRRLFADTAFGRWFGNSLLIAGLASFASVFLSSLAAYAFSRMRFRGRRVGLLSLLLIQMFPQFLAIVAIFLIFSTITDLWPTIGFNTPWGLMLLYLGGALGVNTWLMKGFFDTLPRELDESATMDGASHAQVFFRIMLPLVAPILAVTGLLAFINTINEFLIANVFLTNPEAKTLAVGMYGLVAGERNNNFGIFAAGTLLTAIPTVLVFQLLSRYIVSGLTSGSVKG; encoded by the coding sequence ATGAACCAGCGCACGTTCACCCGTTGGCTGGGTCGGGTCGGCTGGCGGCACCTGGTGGCGCTGCTGGCCGTCGCGTTCTCGCTGTTTCCGATCGTGTTCGTGCTGTCGGCGGCGGTGAACCCGCTGGGCACCCTGTCGTCGACCGACCTGTTCCCGACCGGGGCGTCGGGCAACAACTTCCGCCGGCTGTTCGCCGACACGGCGTTCGGCCGCTGGTTCGGCAACTCGCTGCTGATCGCCGGGCTGGCGTCGTTCGCGTCGGTGTTCCTGTCGTCGCTGGCGGCGTACGCCTTCTCCCGGATGCGGTTCCGCGGCCGCCGGGTCGGGCTGCTGTCGCTGCTGCTGATCCAGATGTTCCCGCAGTTCCTGGCGATCGTCGCGATCTTCCTGATCTTCTCGACGATCACCGACCTGTGGCCGACGATCGGGTTCAACACCCCGTGGGGGCTGATGCTGCTCTACCTCGGTGGGGCGCTCGGGGTGAACACCTGGCTGATGAAAGGCTTCTTCGACACCCTGCCGAGGGAGTTGGACGAGTCGGCCACGATGGACGGGGCGTCGCACGCCCAGGTGTTCTTCCGGATCATGCTGCCGCTGGTGGCGCCGATCCTGGCGGTCACCGGGCTGCTGGCGTTCATCAACACCATCAACGAGTTCCTGATCGCCAACGTCTTCCTCACCAACCCGGAGGCGAAGACCCTGGCGGTCGGCATGTACGGACTGGTGGCGGGGGAGCGGAACAACAACTTCGGGATCTTCGCCGCCGGCACGCTGCTGACGGCGATCCCGACGGTGCTGGTGTTTCAGCTGCTCAGCCGCTACATCGTTTCCGGTCTCACCTCCGGGTCTGTGAAGGGTTAG
- a CDS encoding ABC transporter permease subunit has translation MRDTGAGGLLAKALLLGLVAAIAIWAAFPLIAAEAWVGLGILVATTAGIGYLYLGRRHVPAKYLIPGTLFLIAFQIFPVLYTASTAFTNFGDGHRGSKAEAVASIQASSVVQVPGSIEYAMTVAITGDAATGDLVLLVVDPADGVVYAGDADGLTELPAGDVTVTDAGKVTAADGYTLLNAGQASARSQEITDLAVPTDDGAIRSIGLSRAYEGVAVRAYDEDCDCVTDTVTGTVWTADDDAGSFVSADGDRLLQGWRVGVGLDNFTRVLTDRSISGPFLGTLVWNFAFAIGSTGGTFVLGLLCALALHSDRVRGRNLYRVLLILPYAMPSFAMLLVWRDMFNTDFGLINQFFGLTVDWFGQDWSARLAVIGVQLWLGYPYMFLVATGALQAIPKELTEASSIDGANPWQAFRRVTLPLLLVALTPLLIASFAFNFNNFNAIYLTTEGGPFPADNPSVGATDLLITYTYRLAFGAAGAQYGFAAAVSIFIFTLVAVISAVSFRRTRQQEEVYG, from the coding sequence ATGCGCGACACCGGAGCCGGCGGTCTGCTGGCCAAGGCGCTGCTGCTCGGCCTGGTCGCGGCGATCGCGATCTGGGCGGCGTTCCCGCTGATCGCCGCCGAGGCGTGGGTCGGGCTCGGCATCCTGGTCGCCACGACCGCCGGCATCGGCTACCTCTACCTGGGTCGGCGACACGTGCCGGCGAAATACCTGATCCCCGGCACCCTGTTCCTGATCGCCTTCCAGATCTTCCCGGTGCTCTACACCGCCTCCACCGCGTTCACCAACTTCGGCGACGGACACCGGGGCAGCAAAGCCGAGGCGGTCGCCTCCATACAGGCCTCGTCGGTGGTCCAGGTCCCAGGATCCATCGAGTACGCGATGACGGTCGCCATCACCGGCGATGCTGCCACCGGTGACCTGGTGCTGCTGGTCGTCGACCCGGCCGACGGGGTCGTCTACGCCGGTGACGCCGACGGGTTGACCGAGCTGCCGGCCGGCGACGTCACTGTCACCGACGCCGGCAAAGTCACCGCGGCCGACGGCTACACGCTGCTCAACGCCGGCCAGGCCAGCGCCCGCAGCCAGGAGATCACCGACCTGGCGGTGCCGACCGACGACGGGGCGATCCGCTCCATCGGGCTGTCGAGGGCGTACGAAGGGGTCGCTGTCCGGGCGTACGACGAAGATTGTGACTGTGTCACCGACACCGTGACGGGCACGGTGTGGACGGCCGACGACGACGCCGGCTCGTTCGTCTCCGCCGACGGCGACCGGCTGCTGCAGGGCTGGCGGGTCGGCGTCGGCCTGGACAACTTCACCCGCGTGCTCACCGACCGCAGCATCTCCGGGCCGTTCCTCGGCACCCTGGTCTGGAACTTCGCCTTCGCGATCGGCTCCACCGGCGGCACCTTCGTCCTCGGGCTGCTCTGCGCCCTGGCGCTGCACTCCGACCGGGTGCGGGGGCGCAACCTCTACCGGGTGCTGCTGATCCTGCCGTACGCGATGCCGTCGTTCGCGATGCTGCTGGTCTGGCGGGACATGTTCAACACCGACTTCGGGCTGATCAACCAGTTCTTCGGGTTGACTGTGGACTGGTTCGGGCAGGACTGGTCGGCCCGGCTGGCGGTGATCGGCGTACAGCTGTGGCTCGGGTACCCGTACATGTTCCTGGTCGCCACCGGCGCGTTGCAGGCGATCCCGAAGGAGCTGACCGAGGCCAGCTCGATCGACGGCGCGAATCCGTGGCAGGCGTTCCGCCGGGTGACGTTGCCGCTGCTGCTGGTGGCGTTGACGCCGCTGCTGATCGCCTCGTTCGCGTTCAACTTCAACAACTTCAACGCGATCTATCTGACGACCGAGGGTGGGCCGTTCCCGGCGGACAACCCGAGCGTCGGCGCGACGGACCTGCTGATCACCTACACGTACCGGTTGGCGTTCGGCGCGGCCGGCGCGCAGTACGGCTTCGCCGCCGCCGTCTCGATCTTCATTTTCACGCTCGTCGCGGTGATCTCCGCGGTCAGCTTCCGGCGCACCCGGCAACAGGAAGAGGTGTACGGATGA
- a CDS encoding sugar ABC transporter substrate-binding protein — protein sequence MRIRRTSVAAGLALTLALAATGCGSSDGEPTSTGSPDTADGGTLVIWADDKRSAALAPFAEQFGEDNGVTVEVQAISKDQQTTFVTASQQGSGPDVMVGAHDWIGNLVQNGAIEPVQLTAEQTAGFADVAIQAVTFSGQLYGVPYAMENLALIRNTALAPDAPATIEDLVATGQQLKADGKVSEILCLQVGQNGDAYHLYPLYTSAGGSLFGTTPDGDYDPAQLGVGTPESIAAFEKIATLGEKGSGALKRSITPENSIATFTSGKCAFLVSGPWAITDAKGADIAYDISPVPGFAGGAEAQPFVGVQTFYVAAKGKNKALAQEFVANYTTGTELAVALYEAEPRPPALTAALEQVAGADPDLAKFQQAGQGGAVLPAIPEMAAIWDPFGKAEAAIVGGADVASTMTAAGQTIAEQIK from the coding sequence ATGCGCATCCGTAGAACGTCGGTGGCCGCCGGGCTGGCCCTGACCCTCGCGCTCGCCGCCACCGGCTGCGGCAGCAGCGACGGCGAGCCCACCAGCACCGGCAGCCCCGACACCGCCGACGGCGGCACCCTGGTCATCTGGGCCGACGACAAGCGCAGCGCCGCCCTCGCCCCGTTCGCCGAACAGTTCGGCGAAGACAACGGCGTCACCGTCGAAGTCCAGGCGATCTCCAAGGACCAGCAGACCACCTTCGTCACCGCATCGCAGCAGGGCAGCGGCCCGGACGTGATGGTCGGCGCGCACGACTGGATCGGCAACCTGGTGCAGAACGGCGCCATCGAACCGGTCCAGCTCACCGCCGAGCAGACCGCCGGCTTCGCCGACGTCGCCATCCAAGCCGTCACCTTCAGCGGGCAGCTCTACGGCGTCCCGTACGCCATGGAAAACCTGGCGCTGATCCGCAACACCGCGCTCGCCCCCGACGCCCCGGCCACTATCGAAGACCTCGTCGCCACCGGCCAGCAGCTCAAGGCCGACGGCAAGGTGTCGGAGATCCTCTGCCTGCAGGTCGGGCAGAACGGCGACGCCTACCACCTGTACCCGCTCTACACCTCGGCCGGCGGCAGCCTCTTCGGCACCACCCCCGACGGCGACTACGACCCGGCGCAGCTCGGCGTCGGCACCCCGGAGTCGATCGCCGCGTTCGAGAAGATCGCCACGCTGGGCGAGAAGGGATCCGGTGCGTTGAAGCGCTCCATCACCCCGGAGAACTCGATCGCCACCTTCACCAGCGGCAAGTGCGCCTTCCTGGTCTCCGGGCCGTGGGCGATCACCGACGCCAAGGGCGCCGACATCGCGTACGACATCAGCCCGGTCCCCGGCTTCGCCGGTGGGGCCGAGGCGCAGCCGTTCGTCGGCGTGCAGACGTTCTATGTCGCCGCCAAGGGCAAGAACAAGGCCCTGGCGCAGGAGTTCGTCGCCAACTACACCACCGGGACCGAGCTGGCCGTCGCCCTGTATGAGGCCGAGCCGCGCCCGCCGGCGCTGACCGCCGCCCTGGAGCAGGTCGCCGGGGCCGACCCGGACCTGGCCAAGTTCCAGCAGGCCGGGCAGGGCGGTGCGGTACTGCCGGCGATCCCCGAGATGGCCGCCATCTGGGACCCGTTCGGCAAGGCCGAGGCCGCGATCGTCGGCGGTGCCGACGTGGCGAGCACGATGACCGCCGCCGGTCAGACGATCGCCGAGCAGATCAAGTAA
- a CDS encoding LacI family DNA-binding transcriptional regulator, giving the protein MRARLSDIARQAEVSEATVSRVLNDRPGVATETRQAVLTALDVLGYERPARLRKRSAGLVGLVVPELDNPIFPAFAQTIESALAQSGYTPVLCTQTPGGVTEDEYVEMLLDRQVAGIVFVSGLHADTTADHDRYRKLIVRPLPIVLINGYADGIEAPFVSCDDREAGELAVAHLVSLGHRRIGLITGPDRFLPVQRKLAGFRAAMHRLVGASDAEIDELISLSLFGVEGGKAAANRLLDKGVTGITCGSDLMALGAIRAARQRGLSVPGDVSVVGYDDSPLMAFTDPPLTTLRQPVIAMAVAAVRALVDEINGHAAPNSEYVFRPELVSRGSTGTTGTTGTTGTTP; this is encoded by the coding sequence ATGCGCGCACGACTGTCCGACATCGCCCGCCAGGCCGAGGTGAGCGAAGCCACCGTCTCGCGGGTGCTCAACGACCGCCCCGGGGTGGCCACCGAGACCCGCCAGGCGGTGCTGACCGCCCTCGACGTCCTCGGCTACGAGCGCCCAGCCCGGCTGCGCAAACGCAGCGCCGGACTGGTCGGCCTGGTGGTGCCGGAGCTGGACAACCCGATCTTCCCGGCGTTCGCGCAGACCATCGAGTCCGCGCTCGCCCAGTCCGGCTACACCCCGGTGCTCTGCACCCAGACCCCTGGCGGCGTCACCGAGGACGAGTACGTGGAGATGCTGCTGGACCGTCAGGTCGCCGGCATCGTCTTCGTCTCCGGCCTGCACGCCGACACCACCGCCGACCACGACCGCTACCGCAAGCTGATCGTCCGGCCGCTGCCGATCGTGCTGATCAACGGGTACGCCGACGGCATCGAAGCGCCCTTCGTCTCCTGCGACGACCGGGAGGCCGGCGAGCTGGCGGTGGCGCATCTCGTCTCCCTCGGCCACCGGCGGATCGGGCTGATCACCGGGCCGGACCGGTTCCTGCCGGTGCAGCGCAAACTGGCCGGGTTCCGCGCGGCGATGCACCGGCTGGTCGGTGCCAGCGACGCCGAGATCGACGAGCTGATCTCACTCTCACTGTTCGGTGTGGAGGGTGGGAAGGCAGCCGCTAACCGGCTGCTGGACAAGGGCGTCACCGGGATCACCTGCGGATCCGACCTGATGGCGCTCGGCGCGATCCGGGCCGCCCGCCAGCGTGGCCTGTCGGTGCCGGGCGACGTGTCGGTGGTCGGCTACGACGACTCGCCGCTGATGGCGTTCACCGATCCACCGCTGACCACGCTGCGCCAGCCGGTGATCGCGATGGCGGTGGCGGCGGTCCGCGCCCTGGTCGACGAGATCAACGGGCACGCCGCCCCCAACTCGGAGTACGTGTTCCGCCCCGAACTCGTCTCCCGTGGCTCCACCGGCACCACCGGCACCACCGGCACCACCGGCACCACCCCATAA